A stretch of Methanobrevibacter sp. YE315 DNA encodes these proteins:
- a CDS encoding 4Fe-4S binding protein: protein MAVKIDSEACGHIENCPVQGLCVKICEQGALIEENGDVTIVPEKCDDCDLCIQNCPNQAISKA from the coding sequence ATGGCAGTAAAAATTGATTCAGAAGCTTGTGGACACATTGAAAATTGTCCAGTACAAGGATTATGCGTAAAAATTTGCGAACAAGGAGCACTTATTGAGGAAAATGGTGATGTGACTATTGTCCCTGAAAAATGTGATGATTGCGATTTATGCATTCAGAATTGTCCAAATCAAGCAATTTCAAAAGCGTAA
- the fwdF gene encoding tungsten-dependent formylmethanofuran dehydrogenase subunit FwdF: MFNIERDGSEHRVLSYKDQNCVGCGICTEVCPTDSLRLGPTVPIARGLIEMDLVSVNENSCAFCGLCSVACPFNALDLSIDDVNIKELDIYPEWDVESTVDDEDCIYCGRCYEVCPQDSIIFKRELPERSALVRGEISIDDEKCIFCSFCADLCPAGAITVKNVPTASNDVLNNSIEVDLSKCIFCGICKRVCPENAIREVCSTCMYADDIEVPEVTGETFIIENSCVSCSWCSEICPKDAITITKPFEGTLELNEIEEEEKICKGESCHACQDVCPCNAVEIVDGKAFTNLDFCNLCGACVTACPQNIRVVSRTAMKLNNINSRAWSEILDSLLVGK; this comes from the coding sequence ATGTTTAATATAGAAAGAGATGGTAGTGAACACAGGGTATTGTCCTACAAAGATCAAAATTGTGTTGGTTGTGGGATCTGTACCGAAGTCTGTCCAACCGATTCATTGAGATTGGGACCTACCGTACCTATTGCACGAGGATTAATAGAAATGGATTTGGTATCCGTTAATGAAAATTCATGTGCATTTTGCGGTTTATGTTCTGTAGCATGTCCATTCAATGCCTTAGATTTATCAATTGATGATGTAAACATTAAAGAATTGGATATTTATCCTGAATGGGATGTTGAATCAACTGTTGATGATGAAGATTGTATTTACTGTGGCAGATGCTATGAGGTTTGTCCTCAAGATTCAATTATTTTCAAAAGAGAACTTCCTGAACGTTCTGCATTAGTAAGAGGAGAAATAAGCATTGATGATGAAAAATGTATCTTCTGTTCATTCTGTGCTGATTTATGTCCTGCAGGAGCTATAACTGTTAAAAATGTTCCTACAGCAAGCAATGATGTTTTAAATAATTCAATTGAAGTGGATTTATCCAAATGTATTTTCTGCGGAATCTGTAAAAGGGTATGTCCTGAAAATGCAATCAGAGAAGTCTGTTCAACATGTATGTATGCAGATGATATTGAAGTTCCGGAAGTCACTGGTGAAACATTCATCATTGAAAATTCATGCGTAAGCTGTTCATGGTGTTCTGAAATTTGTCCTAAAGATGCGATTACAATTACCAAACCATTTGAAGGTACATTAGAACTAAATGAAATTGAAGAAGAGGAAAAAATCTGTAAAGGCGAATCTTGCCATGCATGTCAGGATGTATGTCCATGTAATGCCGTTGAAATCGTTGACGGAAAAGCATTTACTAATTTGGACTTCTGTAATTTATGCGGGGCTTGTGTAACTGCATGTCCACAAAATATCAGAGTTGTTTCAAGAACAGCTATGAAATTAAACAATATTAATTCCAGAGCCTGGAGTGAAATTTTGGATTCACTTCTTGTTGGAAAATAG
- a CDS encoding 4Fe-4S dicluster-binding protein, with product MVVKMPKHIASGLKYLAAVKLKDAGKSHQAIADELGVDRSTISHYLNGRNLSWNSIDVARTIIDLSPRDFLRMTEAIFDEPEQSRKIVNICRERDFEVIIEDSCIGCGLCVNACTMKAIELESLKAHADSIQCCGCELCSEDCPTSSIKILEIEYD from the coding sequence TTGGTGGTTAAAATGCCGAAACATATTGCATCTGGTCTTAAATATTTGGCTGCGGTCAAGTTGAAGGATGCTGGGAAAAGTCATCAAGCAATTGCTGACGAGTTGGGCGTTGATAGATCCACAATATCACATTATTTGAATGGCAGAAACCTTTCATGGAATTCAATTGATGTTGCAAGGACTATCATTGACTTATCTCCCAGAGATTTCTTAAGAATGACCGAGGCGATATTTGACGAACCAGAACAGAGTCGAAAAATTGTGAATATTTGCAGAGAAAGAGATTTCGAAGTAATTATAGAAGATTCTTGTATTGGTTGCGGCTTATGTGTAAATGCATGTACAATGAAAGCTATTGAATTAGAATCATTGAAAGCCCATGCAGACTCCATACAATGTTGTGGTTGTGAGCTATGTAGTGAAGACTGCCCAACAAGTTCTATAAAAATTTTGGAGATTGAATATGATTAG
- the fwdF gene encoding tungsten-dependent formylmethanofuran dehydrogenase subunit FwdF, whose protein sequence is MIRNLKEVQDNNFDITRDAEEVRKLSFNDPTCLGCGICESTCPVEAITLNAIAVDARHRISNDIYFSGHEKIAQNFKDEFDVQRVSIDESKCVLCGMCSGLCPVDALVLTIDGVPIKEIEAYPHYNAFSEIDDDECIYCKRCEIACPRDAIVIERILPDRADLVTGEIEVDDNECIYCGICEELCPAEAIVVDKETGEESIVIDKDKCVYCLVCKKSCPTNAIKALCRACSYGEYDLDPAKAVVTGNSVIDSSLCVFCGWCEGVCPTDAAKHKKPFEGSIEIDDEKCQACGACVDICGCNALAFPVSSGPGSRMEHVIANSDYCVKCKACAKACPNGAITVTRTEVDHTPINSATWKEALDAIKD, encoded by the coding sequence ATGATTAGAAATTTAAAAGAGGTTCAAGACAACAACTTTGACATCACAAGAGATGCTGAAGAAGTTAGAAAATTGTCTTTCAATGACCCTACTTGTTTAGGTTGTGGGATTTGTGAATCAACTTGTCCTGTCGAAGCAATTACCTTAAACGCAATTGCTGTAGACGCACGTCACAGAATCTCAAACGACATCTACTTCAGTGGTCATGAAAAGATTGCTCAAAACTTCAAAGACGAATTTGATGTTCAAAGAGTAAGCATTGACGAAAGTAAATGTGTATTATGTGGTATGTGCAGTGGTTTATGTCCTGTTGATGCGTTAGTATTAACTATTGACGGCGTACCAATCAAAGAAATTGAAGCATATCCTCATTATAACGCTTTCTCAGAAATTGATGATGATGAATGTATTTACTGTAAAAGATGTGAAATCGCATGTCCTCGTGATGCAATTGTCATTGAAAGAATTTTACCAGACCGTGCTGATTTAGTGACTGGTGAAATCGAAGTAGATGATAATGAATGTATTTACTGTGGCATTTGTGAAGAATTATGTCCTGCAGAAGCAATCGTCGTGGACAAAGAAACCGGAGAAGAATCTATTGTCATTGACAAAGATAAATGTGTATACTGTTTAGTATGTAAAAAATCCTGTCCTACTAACGCTATTAAAGCACTTTGTAGAGCATGCAGTTATGGTGAATATGATTTAGATCCTGCTAAAGCTGTCGTAACTGGAAACTCTGTAATTGACTCAAGTCTCTGCGTATTCTGTGGATGGTGTGAAGGAGTTTGTCCAACCGATGCAGCTAAACACAAAAAACCATTTGAAGGTTCTATTGAAATCGATGACGAAAAATGTCAAGCTTGTGGAGCTTGTGTAGATATTTGTGGATGTAACGCTTTAGCATTCCCTGTATCTTCTGGTCCTGGTTCAAGAATGGAACACGTTATTGCAAACAGCGATTACTGTGTAAAATGTAAAGCATGTGCAAAAGCATGTCCTAACGGAGCTATTACCGTAACAAGAACTGAAGTTGACCACACTCCTATTAACTCCGCTACTTGGAAAGAAGCTTTAGACGCTATTAAAGACTAG
- a CDS encoding 4Fe-4S binding protein produces the protein MELKVNQDNCLGCGICVIACPVNAAISPENAGGNGAKTEEVIMMVENGFIKLFSPEKCEKCGTCQMFCPVNAIWLE, from the coding sequence ATGGAACTTAAAGTTAATCAAGATAATTGTTTAGGATGCGGGATTTGTGTAATCGCATGTCCTGTTAATGCAGCTATCAGTCCTGAAAATGCTGGTGGTAATGGTGCAAAGACTGAAGAAGTTATTATGATGGTAGAAAACGGATTTATCAAACTTTTCAGTCCGGAAAAATGTGAAAAATGTGGAACATGCCAAATGTTCTGCCCAGTAAATGCTATATGGTTAGAATAG
- a CDS encoding molybdopterin dinucleotide binding domain-containing protein produces MHYANTYLEKPVVPDVKITGEGTTDVLKCMLNTGSDIYQGACKKRGSTLKEEYKNASGTCYMDPRDMAKLGVNNWDTVLVKTDFGEVVVNCAVSRDAPHEGTVFICKGPWANTIVSHDTYCCSDPTYKGIRCTVEKTDRKVLLMADLMRWVYKKYVDEEDDDVVENMESLGELPVYHGRKWEELIDHDL; encoded by the coding sequence ATGCATTATGCTAATACTTATTTAGAAAAACCTGTAGTACCTGATGTAAAAATCACTGGTGAAGGAACAACCGATGTTCTCAAATGTATGTTAAACACCGGATCTGACATCTATCAAGGTGCTTGTAAAAAAAGAGGATCCACCTTAAAAGAAGAATACAAAAACGCTTCAGGTACTTGTTACATGGATCCTAGAGACATGGCAAAATTAGGTGTAAACAACTGGGATACCGTACTTGTTAAAACCGATTTCGGTGAAGTAGTAGTAAACTGTGCTGTATCAAGAGACGCACCTCACGAAGGAACAGTATTCATTTGTAAAGGTCCATGGGCTAACACTATCGTAAGCCACGATACCTACTGCTGCTCTGACCCTACTTACAAAGGTATTAGATGTACTGTTGAAAAAACTGATAGAAAAGTATTACTCATGGCTGACTTAATGAGATGGGTATACAAAAAATACGTTGATGAAGAAGATGACGATGTTGTTGAAAACATGGAATCTTTAGGTGAATTGCCTGTTTATCACGGACGTAAATGGGAGGAGTTGATTGACCATGACTTATGA
- a CDS encoding formylmethanofuran dehydrogenase subunit B, with protein sequence MTYEPPVTDYDYIVENCTCAFCGCNCDDLDYLVKNGHVVAVRHACRLGASKIMEDMDQRLIVPMIRDENGELKEVDWDTALDKAAEYIANSIRPVFYGWSETSTECMKEGVALGEYIGAVLDNQATICHGPSLQAVQNAGYPIQTLGEVQNRADVIAYSGSNAMNSHPRHMARYAVFCRGYFRQRGRFDRTVITMDPKFSDTARCSDKWIGFEQNGDYGFYNAIRAVLRGKELYQDVISGIPKEDIYELAEEMKNAEFGVLFFGLGLTHTLSKQRNIDIAIKMVQDLNKYSKWGLTPMRGHFNVNGFNIFMAFECGFAFGVDYARGYPRYMMGETNTIDLLVRKEPDCFMVIAADPGAHFPNGANQHLANIPVIQIDIHWGPSTELADVVLPGSFIGVECAGTSYRMDGVPIYMKKAIDKPETCRDDEWIVRELKERVMKLREEPNVAPKYVPNPNAL encoded by the coding sequence ATGACTTATGAACCACCTGTAACTGATTATGATTACATTGTTGAAAACTGTACCTGTGCATTCTGTGGTTGTAACTGTGACGACTTAGACTACTTAGTCAAAAACGGTCATGTAGTTGCTGTAAGACACGCATGCAGATTAGGTGCAAGTAAAATTATGGAAGATATGGATCAAAGATTAATTGTTCCAATGATTAGGGATGAAAACGGAGAACTCAAAGAAGTTGACTGGGATACCGCTTTAGACAAAGCTGCTGAATACATTGCTAATTCCATCAGACCAGTATTCTACGGTTGGTCAGAAACTTCTACTGAATGTATGAAAGAAGGAGTAGCATTAGGTGAATACATCGGTGCAGTATTAGACAACCAAGCTACTATCTGTCACGGTCCTTCTCTCCAAGCTGTACAAAACGCAGGTTACCCTATTCAAACCTTAGGAGAAGTTCAAAACAGAGCTGACGTTATTGCATACTCTGGAAGTAACGCTATGAACTCTCACCCAAGACACATGGCAAGATACGCTGTATTCTGCCGTGGATACTTCAGACAAAGAGGAAGATTCGACAGAACCGTTATTACCATGGATCCAAAATTCTCAGACACTGCAAGATGTTCTGACAAATGGATTGGATTCGAACAAAACGGTGACTACGGTTTCTACAACGCTATTAGAGCTGTATTAAGAGGAAAAGAATTATACCAAGACGTAATTTCTGGAATTCCTAAAGAAGACATTTACGAATTAGCAGAAGAAATGAAAAACGCTGAATTCGGTGTTCTCTTCTTCGGTTTAGGTTTAACCCACACATTATCAAAACAAAGAAACATTGATATTGCAATTAAAATGGTACAAGACTTAAACAAATACAGTAAATGGGGTCTTACTCCAATGAGAGGTCACTTCAACGTAAACGGTTTCAACATTTTCATGGCATTCGAATGTGGATTTGCATTTGGTGTTGACTATGCAAGAGGTTACCCAAGATATATGATGGGTGAAACCAACACTATCGATTTATTAGTAAGGAAAGAACCAGACTGTTTCATGGTTATTGCAGCTGACCCTGGTGCTCACTTCCCTAACGGAGCAAACCAACACTTAGCTAACATTCCTGTTATTCAAATCGATATCCACTGGGGTCCATCTACCGAACTTGCTGACGTAGTATTGCCAGGTTCATTCATCGGTGTAGAATGTGCCGGTACCAGTTATCGTATGGATGGAGTTCCTATCTACATGAAGAAAGCTATCGACAAACCAGAAACCTGTCGTGACGACGAATGGATTGTCCGTGAATTGAAAGAAAGAGTAATGAAACTCAGAGAAGAGCCAAACGTAGCTCCAAAATATGT